The genomic region AGGGCAACATGGGGGCGGAGGGCAACACGAAGGCGGAGGACAACAGGACTGCCCCCACGCCAGCCCGGCCCCCAGCACCAGGACCGCCGCAATCATGACCGCCACCCGCTTCATAGGACCACCTCCGCGGCATTGTACAGCGGCGCGGTGTCGCCGCCTGACCCTCGCCCACCGGACCGCGCGGATAGGCTGCCAGCCACTCCTCCGGTAGGATTGGGGCCATGGCCGTGGAGATGAGTCGGGACAGGTTCGAGCGGCTGGTGCAGGACGCCCTGGCCGAGCTCCCCCCGGAGTTCCAGCGGTACCTGAATGGCCTCGAGGTGCGGGTCGAGGACTACCCGGACGACGAGCTGATGGCGGAGTGGGGCCTCGTCCCCCCCGACTACCCGTTTGGGATGTACGAGGGGCCATCGCTCCCTGACGTGGACACGCCGCGCGACTTCCCGGGGACGATCGTCCTCTACCAGCGCCCGCTCGAGACGTGGTGCCACAACGTGGCCGAACTCCGCGATCAGGTGCGACGGACGGTGTACCACGAGCTCGGGCACCGATTTGGGTTCTCCGACGAGGGGATGCTCGACGAGCTCCGCGGTGGGGCGGGCACACCCTGGTCGGAGGGTGCACGCCAGGCGGAGGCCGAGCGCCACCTTCGTCAGGCGGAGCACGACCTGGGGGCAGCCGAAGCACTGCTCGCGGCGGGGAGCCTCGACTGGGCGCTCGATGCCGCCCTCGTCGCCGCCGACCGCAGCCTGCGGGCCCTCCTCCTCTCTCGCGGAGAGGACCCGGAGGCGATCGCCCACGATGGGATCCCCGACCTCCTCGCCCGCGCTGTCCGCCACGTCCCCGAGCTGCGCTCGCTTCGGCCCCTCCTCCGCTTAGATGGGATCGCGCTCGACATGGGCGACGCCGGCGCCCCACCCCCGGCGGAACGGGTCCGACCGCGGACCGCGCACGATGCGGTGGCCTATGCGCGAGAGCTTCTCGCGGCGGCCCGCCACGCGCGGGGGGGAGGATGAACGAGCGGCTCGCCCCCCTCCGCTGGGAGGGATCCCCCGACGAGGCTCGATCCCATGGGGCCTCGGGCTGAACGTCGCCACTTCCATAGCTCCCCTCGCAGGATGTGCGGGAATACGAGGCCCGGGCTCCTCGTAGTGCGCCGAGTTCGCGGTGAGCGACGCGCGAGATACATGGCAAAACGCCCCCTCACCCATCCTCTCCCCCAGAGGGGAAGAGGGATTGCGGGTGAGGGGGAGGCTGAGGGGAGAGCAGCTCCCTATCCTGCTAGGATCGGTGAGCGCGATCCTCACACCACTCCGCGCCGCCCGCTGGCAAGGGGAGAAAGGAGAGGATGGGGGTACAATCCTGGCCTATGGCCGCGGTTCGTCCGACCAAGCGTCGCGAGACAGTCCAGGCGATCTTCCCTGATGAGCGGGCGTTCGAGGGACCAGCGGGAACCGCACTCGCCGATTTCGTCCAGGCGGCATACCCCGATCCCCGGGTCCCGGCGATGGCCGCGATCGTCGGCGGCGAGCTTCGTGAGTTATCGTTCCCGCTTCGCGAGGACGCCTCAGTCCAGCCGGTGTTCCTCACCGACTCGGAGGGAATCCGCATCTACACCCGCTCGTTGAGCTTCCTCCTCGCGGGCGCGGTCCACACCCTGTTCCCGGAGGCGCGCCTGATCATCGACCACTCCGCACCGTTCGGGGGGTACTACTGCCGGGTGGTCCAGCGCCCGCTCTTCACCGCGGATGAACTGGAGCGGATCGAAGCGCACATGCGCGCCCTCGTCCGGGCGAACGTCCCCATCGTCCGGGAGGAGGTCCCCCTCGCGGAGGCCCAGGCCCGGCTCCGGGCGCGGGGCCTCTCCAACAAGGCCGACCTCCTCGCCCAGGGGGCAAGCGGGGAGACGATCCCCCTCTATCGGCTCGGCCAATTCGAGGACTACCTGTTCGGGCCGATGGTCCCTTCCACCGGCCTCCTTTCCCAGTTCGCCCTCACCCCCTATCCGCGCGGGTTCGTCCTCCGCTTCCCCCGCCGGGAGAGGCCGAACGAGCTCGCCCCGGCCGAGGATTACTCCGCGCTCCTCCAGGTGTTCGAGGAGTACGGACATTGGCTCGAGCTTCTTGGTGTGTACGACGCGTACACGGTCAACGAGGCGGTTCGCACCGGCCGCATGACGGAGGTGATCCTCGTCTCGGAGGCCTTTCACGATCAGCGGATCGCGCAGATCGCTGCCACGATCGCCCGCCACCCCTCCGCCCCGCGGCTGATCCTCATCGCCGGCCCGACTTCGTCGGGCAAGACGACGTTCACCAAGCGGCTGGCGGTCCAGCTTCTCGCCCTCGGCCTCCGACCGTACCCGGTGTCCATGGACGACTACTTCCTGTCCCGCGACGAGATGGCCCGCCGCGGCCTCACCGATTTCGACGACATCTCGGCGGTCGAGGTGCCCCTCTTCCAGCGCCAGATGGAGGACCTGTTGGCGGGGAAGGCGGTGCGGCTGCCACGGTTCGAGTTCGCCACGGGGCGACGCGAGACGGGGAGCGAGCTCAAGCTGGAGGAGGATGGGATCCTCCTCGTAGAGGGGCTGCACTGCCTGAACCCTGGACTCCTCCCCTCGGGGCTGGAGGAACAGTCGTTCCGCATCTACGCCTCCGCCCTCACCCAGCTCAACCTCGACGACCACGTGCGGATGTCCACCACCGACAACCGCCTCCTGCGGCGCGTGGTGCGGGACGCCGCCTACCGCGGCTACACCGCCGAGAACACGCTGCGGATGTGGGACAACGTGCGGC from Candidatus Bipolaricaulis anaerobius harbors:
- a CDS encoding nucleoside kinase produces the protein MAAVRPTKRRETVQAIFPDERAFEGPAGTALADFVQAAYPDPRVPAMAAIVGGELRELSFPLREDASVQPVFLTDSEGIRIYTRSLSFLLAGAVHTLFPEARLIIDHSAPFGGYYCRVVQRPLFTADELERIEAHMRALVRANVPIVREEVPLAEAQARLRARGLSNKADLLAQGASGETIPLYRLGQFEDYLFGPMVPSTGLLSQFALTPYPRGFVLRFPRRERPNELAPAEDYSALLQVFEEYGHWLELLGVYDAYTVNEAVRTGRMTEVILVSEAFHDQRIAQIAATIARHPSAPRLILIAGPTSSGKTTFTKRLAVQLLALGLRPYPVSMDDYFLSRDEMARRGLTDFDDISAVEVPLFQRQMEDLLAGKAVRLPRFEFATGRRETGSELKLEEDGILLVEGLHCLNPGLLPSGLEEQSFRIYASALTQLNLDDHVRMSTTDNRLLRRVVRDAAYRGYTAENTLRMWDNVRRGEKRFVFPHQGRADVMFNSALVYEWNVLRPRAEPLLLQVRHPRLRLRAERLLEELRWYAPYPGDEVPATSILREFIGGGILAAYYPSPFERASWRRGP
- a CDS encoding metallopeptidase family protein, whose product is MAVEMSRDRFERLVQDALAELPPEFQRYLNGLEVRVEDYPDDELMAEWGLVPPDYPFGMYEGPSLPDVDTPRDFPGTIVLYQRPLETWCHNVAELRDQVRRTVYHELGHRFGFSDEGMLDELRGGAGTPWSEGARQAEAERHLRQAEHDLGAAEALLAAGSLDWALDAALVAADRSLRALLLSRGEDPEAIAHDGIPDLLARAVRHVPELRSLRPLLRLDGIALDMGDAGAPPPAERVRPRTAHDAVAYARELLAAARHARGGG